The Tamandua tetradactyla isolate mTamTet1 chromosome 23, mTamTet1.pri, whole genome shotgun sequence genome includes a window with the following:
- the LOC143667835 gene encoding uncharacterized protein LOC143667835, producing the protein MLLAGEGARGPAGTAGKGPGDRRGRGAGSGGRGRGRGAGSGVDRPGKGAGTGGEGARGPAGTAGKGPGDRRGRGAGSGGRGRGRGAGSGRDGGEGARGPAGTAGKGRGVRRKGAGKGRGVRCGQAGEGGGDQRKGRGVRRGRQGRGPGTSGRGAGSGRDGGEGARGPAEGARGPAGTAGKGRGVRWGRRGRGAGSSGDGGEGGGDSGEGKTQKLRVFWEAAGRDVLVAGPSRVQRGTEAGYLHPGVGVVPTRGPLPSHLPPPQGPGPSGCSPPTPQDQASRSPSQLRGLWEPERGSLGSGGGLFLREAGAGRGGLDRPAPSGTGKPHAQPQAFHGAFLEPPRPPACPGPPRAPGHPLPTPGRLWGSLCPSCPEAGAGKGFTWWPSPAVAVWSRTPEPRLCPLELGRLGLPTLAAGPRPGSPSPTPHIWGQETVVGAAGGAGARTLLYPCPAATWASAPGVAQAPWGFLGPGQHGQGKAMEGGQVTPQSARCWHRVGGSSRRSPRHRRPSVSPTSWCAPWRQGCAQGGGSEGIADWTPRRGQAWAELPVLR; encoded by the exons ATGCTGCTG GCCGGGGAAGGGGCGCGGGGTCCGGCGGGGACGGCAGGGAAGGGGCCCGGGGACCGGCGGGGAAGGGGCGCGGGGTCCGGCGGAAGGGGGCGGGGAAGGGGCGCGGGGTCCGGTGTGGACAGGCCGGGGAAGGGGGCGGGGACCGGCGGGGAAGGGGCGCGGGGTCCGGCGGGGACGGCAGGGAAGGGGCCCGGGGACCGGCGGGGAAGGGGCGCGGGGTCCGGCGGAAGGGGGCGGGGAAGGGGCGCGGGGTCCGGCCGGGACGGCGGGGAAGGGGCGCGGGGTCCGGCCGGGACGGCGGGGAAGGGGCGCGGGGTCCGGCGGAAGGGGGCGGGGAAGGGGCGCGGGGTCCGGTGTGGACAGGCCGGGGAAGGGGGCGGGGACCAGCGGAAGGGGCGCGGGGTCCGGCGGGGACGGCAGGGAAGGGGCCCGGGGACCAGCGGAAGGGGCGCGGGGTCCGGCCGGGACGGCGGGGAAGGGGCCCGGGGACCAGCGGAAGGGGCGCGGGGTCCGGCCGGGACGGCGGGGAAGGGGCGCGGGGTCCGGTGGGGACGGCGGGGAAGGGGCGCGGGGTCCAGCGGGGACGGCGGGGAAGGGGGCGGAGACAGCGGGGAAGGG AAGACTCAGAAACTCCGAGTCTTTTGGGAGGCAGCAGGCAGAGACGTGTTGGTGGCAGGCCCCTCCCGCGTCCAGAGAGGAACAGAGGCAGGGTACCTCCATCCCGGGGTGGGGGTTGTGCCCACGAGgggccccctcccctcccatctGCCCCCCCCCCAGGGTCCGGGGCCCTCTGGCTGTAGCCCCCCAACTCCCCAGGATCAAGCCAGCAGGAGCCCATCCCAGCTCAGAGGCCTGTGGGAGCCCGAGAGAGGGTCCCTGGGCAGTGGGGGTGGCCTCTTCTTGAGGGAAGCTGGGGCGGGACGAGGCGGACTTGACCGCCCTGCGCCCTCCGGTACGGGGAAGCCACAcgcccagccccaggccttccACGGAGCCTTCCTTGAACCCCCACGGCCACCCGCCTGCCCCGGCCCTCCCAGGGCTCCAGGCCaccccctgcccacccctgggAGACTATGGGGGTCCCTTTGTCCCAGCTGCCCggaggctggggcagggaagGGATTCACCTGGTGGCCAAGCCCAGCAGTGGCTGTGTGGTCGCGGACCCCAGAGCCCCGGCTCTGCCCCCTGGAGCTCGGCCGCTTAGGCCTTCCCACCCTGGCTGCAGGGCCGAGGCCAGGCAGCCCgagccccaccccccacatcTGGGGCCAGGAGACTGTGGTAGGGGCTGCGGGCGGTGCGGGGGCTAGGACACTGCTGTACCCCTGCCCGGCTGCCACGTGGGCCTCAGCTCCAGGGGTGGCACAGGCGCCCTGGGGCTTCCTGGGGCCGGGGCAACATGGACAGGGCAAGGCGATGGAGGGAGGACAGGTGACTCCTCAGTCTGCCAGATGTTGGCATCGCGTCGGAGGGTCCAGCAGGCGAAGCCCCCGACACAGGCGTCCCTCCGTGTCCCCTACCTCCTGGTGTGCGCCCTGGAGGCAGGGCTGCGCTCAAGGTGGGGGCTCAGAGGGGATTGCTGATTGGACACCCAGGCGAGGGCAG gcctgggctgagctgccagtgctgagatga